The following coding sequences are from one Triticum dicoccoides isolate Atlit2015 ecotype Zavitan chromosome 4A, WEW_v2.0, whole genome shotgun sequence window:
- the LOC119287833 gene encoding L-type lectin-domain containing receptor kinase SIT2-like, producing MPLQLFHLATLFLLLAATVCADDGRQFAYNGFAGRSLDLDGAAEVTPSGLLMLTNGTIQQKGHAFHPSPVPLRAARSFSTAFVFAIFGQYIDLSSPGMAFFVTTSKEVLATALPGQFLGLLNATNNTNPNAHIFAVELDTLLNSECRDMNSNHVGVDVDSMVSRASADAGYYDDATGRFQNLSLISRQAMQVWVDYDGAAAEITVTMAPLGVARPKTPLLRTAVNLSAVVQHQDTAYVGFSSATGILFARHFVVGWSFALDGPAPTLNISSLPALPPTGPKPRSRVLEIVLPIASATVVLAVGIAAYILVRRRLRYAEVREDWEVAFGPQPFSYKDLYQATKGFSETNLLGAGGFGSVYKGVLRKPDMDTEVAVKRVSHQSRQGMKEFVAEVASMRRLHHRNLVQLLGYCRRKGELLLVYDHMPNGSLDKYLHDPSPGKATLEWPQRLHIIRGVASGLSYLHEGWEQIVIHRDVKASNVLLDGEMNGRLGDFGLARLYDHGSDARTTHVVGTMGYLAPELGHTGKATPATDVFAFGAFLLEVTCGRRPIEEDEENNRVMLVDWVAEHWRQGCITKAADIRMPNSLGLDQVSLVLKLGLLCSHPLPNARPTIRQVMQYLDGDMPLPEFSPEYLGSTMLEQMYSAEFFNKNAMSYVSLGVISDLSGGR from the coding sequence ATGCCTCTCCAGCTCTTCCACTTGGCCACCCTGTTCCTTCTCCTCGCGGCCACCGTCTGTGCCGACGACGGTCGGCAGTTCGCCTACAATGGCTTTGCGGGCAGGAGCCTCGACCTCGACGGCGCGGCCGAGGTCACGCCCAGCGGCCTCCTCATGCTGACCAATGGCACTATCCAGCAGAAAGGCCACGCCTTCCACCCGTCCCCGGTGCCGCTCCGCGCCGCGCGCTCCTTCTCGACGGCCTTCGTCTTCGCCATCTTCGGGCAGTACATtgacctcagcagccccggcatggCCTTCTTCGTCACCACGTCCAAGGAGGTGCTCGCCACCGCGCTGCCGGGCCAGTTCCTCGGCCTCCTCAACGCCACCAACAACACCAACCCCAACGCCCACATCTTCGCCGTGGAGCTCGACACCCTCCTCAACTCCGAGTGCCGGGACATGAATAGCAACCACGTCGGCGTCGACGTCGACAGCATGGTGTCGCGAGCATCCGCCGACGCCGGCTACTACGACGACGCCACGGGCCGGTTCCAGAACCTGAGCCTGATCAGCAGGCAGGCGATGCAGGTCTGGGTGGACTACGATGGCGCGGCAGCCGAGATCACGGTGACCATGGCTCCCCTGGGCGTCGCCAGGCCCAAGACGCCCCTGCTGCGGACCGCCGTGAACCTCTCGGCCGTGGTGCAGCACCAGGACACGGCGTACGTCGGGTTCTCGTCGGCCACCGGAATCCTCTTTGCGCGCCACTTCGTCGTCGGTTGGAGCTTCGCGCTGGACGGGCCGGCGCCGACGCTGAACATCTCCTCCTTGCCCGCCCTGCCGCCCACCGGGCCCAAGCCACGGTCCAGGGTGCTGGAGATCGTGCTGCCCATAGCGTCGGCGACGGTGGTTCTGGCCGTCGGCATCGCCGCTTACATCTTAGTCCGACGGCGACTCAGGTACGCGGAGGTCCGGGAGGACTGGGAGGTCGCCTTCGGACCCCAGCCCTTCTCCTACAAGGACCTGTACCAGGCGACCAAGGGGTTCAGCGAGACCAACCTCCTCGGCGCGGGAGGCTTTGGAAGCGTCTACAAGGGCGTGCTCCGCAAGCCCGACATGGACACGGAGGTGGCCGTCAAGCGGGTGTCGCACCAGTCGAGGCAGGGGATGAAGGAGTTCGTCGCGGAGGTCGCGAGCATGCGCCGGCTGCACCACCGCAACCTCGTGCAGCTGCTCGGCTATTGCCGGCGAAAGGGGGAGCTTCTCTTGGTCTACGATCACATGCCAAATGGCAGCCTAGACAAATACCTCCATGATCCCAGCCCTGGCAAGGCTACATTGGAGTGGCCTCAGAGGTTGCACATCATCAGGGGAGTGGCTTCAGGGTTATCCTACCTCCATGAGGGTTGGGAGCAGATCGTCATCCATCGAGACGTCAAGGCAAGCAACGTGCTCTTGGATGGCGAGATGAACGGGCGGCTAGGGGATTTCGGCCTAGCAAGGCTCTACGACCATGGGTCCGATGCGCGGACCACACACGTGGTCGGCACCATGGGCTACCTAGCCCCTGAACTAGGACACACCGGCAAGGCAACCCCGGCTACCGATGTCTTCGCCTTCGGTGCGTTCCTCCTGGAGGTCACCTGTGGGCGGAGGCCGATCGAGGAAGACGAGGAAAACAACCGCGTCATGCTCGTGGACTGGGTTGCCGAACATTGGCGTCAGGGTTGCATCACTAAGGCGGCAGACATTAGGATGCCAAACAGCTTGGGTCTTGACCAGGTCTCTCTAGTCCTAAAACTCGGGCTTTTGTGCTCCCATCCTTTGCCCAACGCAAGGCCAACCATACGACAAGTCATGCAGTACCTCGATGGCGACATGCCCCTCCCGGAGTTTTCACCAGAGTACCTCGGCTCAACCATGCTGGAGCAGATGTACAGCGCGGAGTTTTTTAACAAGAATGCAATGTCATACGTGTCATTGGGTGTCATTTCCGATCTCTCCGGAGGAAGGTGA